The Pelosinus sp. IPA-1 genome includes the window CAGTAATCGAGGTTTAAAAACCAAAGAATTATTAAAAATAATGATTGAGGAAATATCTTTACCAGTGATTGTTGATGCAGGGATTGGTAAACCTTCCGACGCTTGCGAGGCGATGGAAATGGGGGCAGCAGCTTGTTTATTAAATACTGCAATTGCCAGCGCAGACGATCCTGTCTTAATGGCTGAGGCTTTTGGTATGGCTGTAATTGCCGGGCGTAAAGCGTATTTAGCGGGTCTTGGGCGTTCTCATAAGTGGGCAAGTTCTTCATCTCCTTTGACTGGATTTTTACATAATTGAGGAGGAAACTATGAGCTTTTATGATGAGTATTTGCAATATACTGAAGGCAATATAGAAGAAGTATTTCAAAATACAACCTCTGAAGATATTGTAAAGATTCTTGGGAAAGAGCGATTAACAGTAAAGAATTTTTTAGCCTTATTATCTCCTAAAGGGGAAGAACATTTAGAATTAATGGCCCAAAAGGCAAATCAGTTGACAGTACAAAATTTCGGACGTGTCATTTTATTGTATACACCGATGTATTTATCTGATTACTGTACAAATCAATGCACCTATTGTGGTTTTAATATAACCAATACGTTTACCCGTAAGCAATTGACCATGGAAGAGGTAGAAAAAGAAGCCAAAAATATTGCGGCTTCCGGCATTCAACATATTTTAATTCTAACAGGAGATGCTCCAGTAAGAGCTGGCGTCTCTTATATGGAAGATTGTGTTCAGATCTTAAAAAACTACTTTTCCTCCATTGCCATTGAGGTCTATGCCTTAACAGAAGAGGAGTACGCCAAACTTGGAGAAGCTGGTGTAGAGAGCATGACAATGTATCAGGAAACCTACAATCCAATCATCTATGACAAACTTCATGTGAAAGGGCCTAAGAAAGATTATCACTTCCGCCTTGATGCACCAGAACGGGCTTGTCAAGCTGGTTTTCGCTCTGTAAATATTGGAGCTTTGCTCGGACTTGATGATTGGCGCAGAGATGGATTCTTTACGGGCTTACATGCTAACTACTTGCAAAATAAATATCCAGATGTTGAGATTAGTATATCGCTACCTCGTATACGTCCAACTATGGGGGCTTGCGAAACTGGAAACAACGTGAACGATAAGAATATGGTTCAATTTATGACCGCTTTTCGGTTGTTTATGCCAAGGGCGGGGATGCCTTTATCGACTAGAGAAAGTGCAGAATTTCGGAACCACGCTATTAAATTAGGGATTACGAAAATGTCTGCAGGAGTCAACACTGCAGTAGGGGGACATATTGAGGTTCAGGAAAACGCAGGACAATTTGCCGTTTCTGATACACGGAGTGTGA containing:
- the thiH gene encoding 2-iminoacetate synthase ThiH gives rise to the protein MSFYDEYLQYTEGNIEEVFQNTTSEDIVKILGKERLTVKNFLALLSPKGEEHLELMAQKANQLTVQNFGRVILLYTPMYLSDYCTNQCTYCGFNITNTFTRKQLTMEEVEKEAKNIAASGIQHILILTGDAPVRAGVSYMEDCVQILKNYFSSIAIEVYALTEEEYAKLGEAGVESMTMYQETYNPIIYDKLHVKGPKKDYHFRLDAPERACQAGFRSVNIGALLGLDDWRRDGFFTGLHANYLQNKYPDVEISISLPRIRPTMGACETGNNVNDKNMVQFMTAFRLFMPRAGMPLSTRESAEFRNHAIKLGITKMSAGVNTAVGGHIEVQENAGQFAVSDTRSVKEMSKAILQLGYQPVFKDWQAI